Within the Deinococcus peraridilitoris DSM 19664 genome, the region CCTTCAGCGGAGATGCGCATGTGGCTTCTCGTGCGGCGCCCCTGGAGTTGGTGATCAAGTCGAACTTCAGCACCCGTCCGTGGCCGTTCACCCGCCAGCCATCGCTGTTCGTGGAGATGTACCCCAGGATACCCGGCAGACGACGTGCTTCTTGCACATTGAAATCGAAGGCGGGGAGGTCTTTGAAAGGTTTTGTCCTGAGGCCAGAGCTCCCGTTGCTGAGCTGCGGGTGAGATCTCGGGCCTCGACGTGCTGATCAGCGGTGCAACTCGAAAAGTGTAGCCTGGTCGGAGCCGTCACGGAACTTCATCGCCAGTTTCAGGCAGGTGTTCTGGCTGACCTTGCTGGTCTTCCAGGTGTAGGTGTACTGACCGGACGGTGGGTCAAAGGTCAGGCTGCTGCTGGAGGCTGACACGGTCTCCTCGACTGCACTGCTGGTTGTCGCACTCGAGCAGGCAATCGGCAGCACCTTCGGGTAGTTCGCTGCAAAGACCTTCGGGCCCTTGTCGCCCCCGAGCTTGAATTACACCGGCACAGCCGAGCCGCCCTTCACGATGTTCAGCACTGTGTTGTCGACTGGGATGAAGAATCCGCAGAAGTCGAGATTTTCTTCCACCGCCAGTGTGGCGCAAAGAACGGTGCCCGCTCCCTGAGCGCCAAAGCGTACGACGCGGCAGGTAATGTCGGTACCAGCGTCAGTGTCAGCTTCAACGTGAACATTTCCGCTCGCACCAAGTCGGTTCCACCGACGGTGAGCCTCAGCGCGCCCGTATCGACCGTCACCGCTGCCCGCGAAGTGCTGCTCACCGCCAGGGCCATAGACGCCAGCGGCATCGACCGGGCGGAATTCTACCAGAACAGCAAGTACGTACATCAGGAGACTCAGGCGCCGTACGATCACCACATCGATTTCGCAAGCTCACGCCAGAACGGCGTACACCAGTTTGAAGCACGCGCGTACGACAAGGTCGGGAACGTCAAGACCAGCGAAGCGATCACCATCACCGTGAACATCCCGCTCCCACCGGACACCGTGAAACCCACCGTGACCCTCACGGCAGGTCCGGCGCAAGTGAGCGCGCCCGGGACGGTGAATCTCAAAGCGGACGCCCAAGATGACCGCAAAGTCACCATGGTGAAGTTCTACAAAGGCGAGATGCTCATCGCGATTGACGAGGACGCCCCCTTCGAAGTGAACGCCACGGTTACGGCGGCGGATGCTGGAACGGTGGCGTTTAGTGCCGTCGCGATTGACGAAGCGGGAAACGAAGGCGCCGGTGCAGCCAAGACGGTCACACCCACCCCGATTGATGGCATTGACACCAATTCTTTCCGTGGTGACTGGTGGTACCAGGTCCGTGAAGTGAGTGACGGTGACGATTACGACGGGTACGTGACCTGGACAGGTGTGGCCGTCATGGGGG harbors:
- a CDS encoding Ig-like domain-containing protein encodes the protein MNISARTKSVPPTVSLSAPVSTVTAAREVLLTARAIDASGIDRAEFYQNSKYVHQETQAPYDHHIDFASSRQNGVHQFEARAYDKVGNVKTSEAITITVNIPLPPDTVKPTVTLTAGPAQVSAPGTVNLKADAQDDRKVTMVKFYKGEMLIAIDEDAPFEVNATVTAADAGTVAFSAVAIDEAGNEGAGAAKTVTPTPIDGIDTNSFRGDWWYQVREVSDGDDYDGYVTWTGVAVMGDSSTVITGDAFSCSGGDKTACTADGDAILTYNRKSIVLKFNHMMSSCDLLPPHECTSVYAQWMEAEDTDAMFAEANGVTHIDGQAMVLKRKELDFGQFAMRSP